In Piliocolobus tephrosceles isolate RC106 chromosome 5, ASM277652v3, whole genome shotgun sequence, a single genomic region encodes these proteins:
- the C5H6orf52 gene encoding putative uncharacterized protein C6orf52 homolog isoform X5: protein MAQRESFAGFGIAQQNNYYCYWQSYGCAVDGNGQDCFSAHETPEHTAGTLVMPKETTPLAENQDEDPLEDPHLHLNIEESNQEFMVKSEELYDSLMNCHWQPLDTVHSEIPDETPK from the exons ATGGCCCAACGAGAGAGTTTTGCAGGTTTTGGCATAGCTCAACAAAATAACTATTACTGCTACTGGCAAAG CTATGGCTGTGCAGTGGATGGAAATGGACAGGACTGTTTTTCTGCGCATGAGACTCCTGAACACACAGCTGGAACTCTGGTTATGCCTAAG GAAACCACACCTCTAGCTGAAAACCAAGATGAAGACCCACTAGAAG ATCCACATCTTCATTTGAATATTGAGGAATCAAACCAAGAGTTTATGGTGAAAAGTGAAGAACTCTACGACTCCCTCATGAATTGCCATTGGCAGCCTCTGGACACAGTTCACTCCGAAATTCCAGATGAGACCCCGAAGTGA
- the C5H6orf52 gene encoding putative uncharacterized protein C6orf52 homolog isoform X3, producing MAQRESFAGFGIAQQNNYYCYWQRVKQEFQPNQGYLYGNWYARQHSSYLLSGYSYGCAVDGNGQDCFSAHETPEHTAGTLVMPKETTPLAENQDEDPLEDPHLHLNIEESNQEFMVKSEELYDSLMNCHWQPLDTVHSEIPDETPK from the exons ATGGCCCAACGAGAGAGTTTTGCAGGTTTTGGCATAGCTCAACAAAATAACTATTACTGCTACTGGCAAAG AGTGAAGCAGGAGTTCCAGCCCAACCAGGGTTACCTCTATGGCAACTGGTATGCGCGACAGCACAGCTCATACCTTCTTTCTGGCTACAGCTATGGCTGTGCAGTGGATGGAAATGGACAGGACTGTTTTTCTGCGCATGAGACTCCTGAACACACAGCTGGAACTCTGGTTATGCCTAAG GAAACCACACCTCTAGCTGAAAACCAAGATGAAGACCCACTAGAAG ATCCACATCTTCATTTGAATATTGAGGAATCAAACCAAGAGTTTATGGTGAAAAGTGAAGAACTCTACGACTCCCTCATGAATTGCCATTGGCAGCCTCTGGACACAGTTCACTCCGAAATTCCAGATGAGACCCCGAAGTGA